In Candidatus Paceibacterota bacterium, the sequence TGGAATTCCTTGTTCGACAATTCACATTCCACTCTCTAGCGTAGCGGGATGATTATAGCGCCATCGCTGTTGGCAGCGGATTACGGCCGGCTAGCCCGCGAAGTAAGACGTGTGAACACCTCCGGCGCCGACTGGCTGCACCTCGATATCATGGACGGCCATTTCGTGCCGAATATTTCCTTTGGCCCGGCAGTGGTGCAGACAATCCGCCCACTCTCAAAGCTCTTCTTCGACGCTCACCTGATGTGCTCCAAGCCCGAGATTCTGCTCGATCCGTTCGCCCGGGCCGGCGCAGACCAAATGAGCATTCACGTGGAACTGGGAGAGGCCGTTACCCCGTTGCTCTGGAAGATAAAGTCGCTAGGCCGAAAGGTCGGCCTGGCTATTAATCCGCCCACGGCCATTTCCATGGTTCAGCCCTACCTTGAACAGATTGACTACCTGCTGATTATGACCGTCAACCCCGGCTTTGGCGGGCAGTCGTTCATATACGAAACGCTCCCAAAGATCCAACAGGCCGACGCCTGGCGGCGCGATAAGGGTCTCGACTACAAGATCGGCGTGGATGGCGGGATTGACTTCAAAACCTCAGCCGAATGCGCGCGCGCCGGAGCCGACACGTTCATAAGTGGCACCACCCTCTTCGGCCGTCCGAGTTTGGGTGCGGCGGTAAGGAAAATGCGCAAGATCGTTGAGCTTGCTGCCTCTAAGGCCAATAGTGCCCCGGCCACGGCCACCGTGAATTCAGAATCCAAGGCTGAGCGATACGTTCTTTAGGGCGATGGCCACATTCACAGATTATGAGCATTAAGTTCGGAACGGACGGCTGGCGAGCGATCATTGCCGATGAGTTCACTTTTGCCAACGTGGCGCGCGTCGCGCAAGCCGCCGCTGAGTTCTGGAGCGCAAATTCTGTGGCTGGCACCGAGAAGAAGGTCATCGTCGGCTACGATCGCCGCTTTGCGTCGGACGCATTTGCCCGTTGCTGTGCCGAGGTCTTTGTCGGGAACGGTTTCCAGGTCGTCCTGACGCCCTGTCCCACCCCCACGCCCTCCGTTTCGTATGCCGTAAAAGACCAGCACGCGGTTGGCGGCGTAATGATCACGGCCAGCCATAACCCGCCGGCCTTCAACGGCTTCAAGCTCAAATCGCATTACGGCGGCTCCGCCGACGCCGCCACTTGCGCGGCGATAGAGACGTTCCTGAATAAGGGCCCAGTCCGAACCACGCCATTGGCTGATGCGGTCAAAGCCAGACAGCTCAAAATCAAGGACCTGCGACCGGCCCATTACGCTGCCGTCAAACAACTGGTGGACTTCAAGCGGGTAGCCAAGTCCGGCCTCCGCTTCGCCCACGAGGCGCTTTTCGGCGTTGGCGCAGGCTGTTTCGAGACATTGCTCGCGGGCACGACCTGCCGCGTGACAACGCTGAACGGTCAGCACGACGCGTTCTTCGGCGGCATCAACCCGGAACCCATCAAACAGAACTACACGCGCAGTGCGGCATTTCTAAAGAAGCACCCGCACGACATCTGCCTGGTGACTGATGGTGACGCCGATCGCGTCGGCGGCATGGACGGACGCGGCGGTTATCTCACCACCCACCAGATCATTTGCCTGCTGCTGCATCATCTGGTCGTCAACCGGCAGGGCAGGGGACGGGTTGTCAAAGCCCTGACCACTACCTCGATGGTGGACGCCATGTGCGCCGCTTACGGGTTGGATCTGATTGAGACTGGCGTTGGCTTCAAATACATCGTCACCGAGATGATCAAAGGGGGGGTCTTGCTCGGCGTCGAAGAAAGCGGCGGCATCGGATTCCCCGGGCACATCCCCGAACGTGA encodes:
- the rpe gene encoding ribulose-phosphate 3-epimerase, producing MIIAPSLLAADYGRLAREVRRVNTSGADWLHLDIMDGHFVPNISFGPAVVQTIRPLSKLFFDAHLMCSKPEILLDPFARAGADQMSIHVELGEAVTPLLWKIKSLGRKVGLAINPPTAISMVQPYLEQIDYLLIMTVNPGFGGQSFIYETLPKIQQADAWRRDKGLDYKIGVDGGIDFKTSAECARAGADTFISGTTLFGRPSLGAAVRKMRKIVELAASKANSAPATATVNSESKAERYVL
- a CDS encoding phosphoglucomutase/phosphomannomutase family protein → MSIKFGTDGWRAIIADEFTFANVARVAQAAAEFWSANSVAGTEKKVIVGYDRRFASDAFARCCAEVFVGNGFQVVLTPCPTPTPSVSYAVKDQHAVGGVMITASHNPPAFNGFKLKSHYGGSADAATCAAIETFLNKGPVRTTPLADAVKARQLKIKDLRPAHYAAVKQLVDFKRVAKSGLRFAHEALFGVGAGCFETLLAGTTCRVTTLNGQHDAFFGGINPEPIKQNYTRSAAFLKKHPHDICLVTDGDADRVGGMDGRGGYLTTHQIICLLLHHLVVNRQGRGRVVKALTTTSMVDAMCAAYGLDLIETGVGFKYIVTEMIKGGVLLGVEESGGIGFPGHIPERDGLAAGLMLLELLAVERLSVNKLLAKLVKQFGPHEYGRIDTHFPLEKRAALVEHLGKNPPARLLRSPLAEVKTFDGVKFIAQDSSWLMLRASGTEPILRIYAEGKSQGDVRMLLNTGVRFTRQI